The Nitrospirota bacterium genomic interval CACACCCATCAGAAATCCCCTGATTAAGGTTTGTATTAAACTCTTTTTTGAATTTCTGCAGACACGCTATCGCACCTGCGGTATTAAAATCATCATCCATTGCCTCTAAAAAATCTTTTTTGCATTCTATGATTGCATTTCTAACTGCATGGTCACCTTCTTTATTTGGAGCCTTTAACTGTTTAATCTCATCTATCTTCTGAAACAGACTATAAAAACCATCAAGTGCCGCATGTGCGGAATTCATGGCATGGTCAGAAAAGTCAAAGGGGCTTCTGTAGTGATTGGAAATGATAAAATATCTGAGTATCTCTGAGGTTACGTCCGGAGAACATGGATATTTCTCAATTACCTCACGGATAGTAAAAAAATTCCCAAGTGACTTAGACATCTTCTCCTGATTTACATTCACGAATCCATTATGAATCCAGTACCGGGCAAAAGCCTTTCCGCTAAATGCCTCACTCTGTGCGATCTCGTTCTCGTGATGAGGAAATATCAGGTCCTTACCGCCGCCGTGTATGTCAAATGGTGCACCGAGATATTTCATTGACATAGCTGAACATTCAATGTGCCATCCCGGACGCCCGACGCCCCATGGGCTTTCCCATTCAGGTTCCCCGGGCTTTGAAGACTTCCACAGTGCAAAATCAAGCGGGTCTGCCTTTCTCTCATCAATCTCAACCCTTGCTCCTGCCAACATATCTTCAGTATTACGTTTTGACAACTTACCGTAATCTCCAAAACTCTTTACCTTGTAAAATACATCCCCATCCGTACTGTATGCATGTCCATTCTCCATTAATCCGGAAATAATATTCTGCATCTCATCAATATGTTCAGTTGCCTTAGGTTCTATGTCAGCCTCCCTTACCCCAAGAAGTTTCATGTCACTGTAGTATTCCCTGATATACTTCTCCGCAACATCCTTCCAGATGAGACCTTCACGTTGTGCCCTTGCAATAATCTTGTCATCAATGTCAGTAAAATTTCTGATATAAGTTACTTTAAAACCCTTATACTCAAAATAATTCCTTATCACATCAAAAACCAAGGCACTCCTTGCATGTCCAATATGGCACAAGTCATATACAGTAACCCCGCACACATACATCCCAACCTGCCACGGAATCAGCGGTTCAAACACCTCTTTTTTACCTGATAATGTATTGTAAATTTTTAGCATAAATTAATCCTACAATAACCCCATCCTCACCCTAACCCTCTCCTTGAAGGGAAGGGAATAAAATTAGCCCCCATCCCCCCTCGAGAGGGAGGGAATTATGAGAATCCCTCTAAATCCCTACCGATGTTCCAATTTGGTGAGAGTGTCCATATGAGGGTGTGTTTATCTCTTGCTTCAGCATTCTAACTTCTTACTTCTGACTTCTTACTTCTGTTTTCTTGTGTCTTGCTTCAGCCTTAAGTCTTCAGCCTTCTAACCTCTAACTTCTTGCTTCTAACTTCTTGCTTCTGTCTTCAACCTACCTCTCCCACCCATCTTCCCCTATAAGTGGAACGAATACGCAAGGGAAAAGGGACGTTGTAATAACATCTCCTGCCCTCTTTTTTACAGTCTTAAGCATCTGTGAATATCTGTCCCCAACCGGAATCACAAGTATCCCGCCTTCAGCAAGCTGTTCAACAAGCGCTTCAGGGATATCCGGTGCACCGGCAGTTACAATTATACGATCAAAAGGACTTTCTGCCTCCAATCCCATAGTCCCGTTTGAGACATGTACAGTAACATTGAAATATCCAAGCTCATTCAGAAGCTTTTCTGCCCTGTATGCAAGAGCAGTAACTCTTTCAATCGTAAATACATACCCGCCAAGTTCAGCCAGCACAGCGGCCTGATAGCCTGACCCTGTTCCGACCTCCAGAATCTTTTCATTACCTTTCAATTCAAGACATTCAGTCATAGCCGCAACCATATAAGGTTG includes:
- a CDS encoding protein-L-isoaspartate(D-aspartate) O-methyltransferase, which codes for MMYDFEDLRNRMVDEQLIPRGIKDGRVLSVMRKVPRHLFVDEALQYRAYDDNAMAIGDGQTISQPYMVAAMTECLELKGNEKILEVGTGSGYQAAVLAELGGYVFTIERVTALAYRAEKLLNELGYFNVTVHVSNGTMGLEAESPFDRIIVTAGAPDIPEALVEQLAEGGILVIPVGDRYSQMLKTVKKRAGDVITTSLFPCVFVPLIGEDGWER
- a CDS encoding cysteine--tRNA ligase, with protein sequence MLKIYNTLSGKKEVFEPLIPWQVGMYVCGVTVYDLCHIGHARSALVFDVIRNYFEYKGFKVTYIRNFTDIDDKIIARAQREGLIWKDVAEKYIREYYSDMKLLGVREADIEPKATEHIDEMQNIISGLMENGHAYSTDGDVFYKVKSFGDYGKLSKRNTEDMLAGARVEIDERKADPLDFALWKSSKPGEPEWESPWGVGRPGWHIECSAMSMKYLGAPFDIHGGGKDLIFPHHENEIAQSEAFSGKAFARYWIHNGFVNVNQEKMSKSLGNFFTIREVIEKYPCSPDVTSEILRYFIISNHYRSPFDFSDHAMNSAHAALDGFYSLFQKIDEIKQLKAPNKEGDHAVRNAIIECKKDFLEAMDDDFNTAGAIACLQKFKKEFNTNLNQGISDGCATEIESFIKGLGGVLGIFQVKPDEWEFSKSNIIIIAEPGKFVIEGQTAELKHQLSDKEENLLTKGDENHPTIPPLSKGGQRGGRPGLSNDEINRLVSEREEARKNKNWKRSDEIRDMLAKSGIILEDRPDGSTRIKR